In the genome of Saprospiraceae bacterium, the window AACGTCACACGAAACCAAACACCCGATCTTGCCTCAAAAAAAAAAGATGAAATATGATGGAATTGTAATGTCGATATAGATTTGAGCTATTATCCATATTGAGCATTAGACAAGAAGGGTAGGGAAGAGGTTCATAGTAGCATTTCTTTTTAAATAGAGCACTAGCCTCTTTTTTTGTTTTCACGTTTGGGTTTAGCTACTTTTGCTATCGGATCTACGATTTGTTGTATTCTCCTGGTGGAGGATCTTCTGTTATTCCTGGAGTAGCAGATATGGTACTTACGAAAGATTTTCACCATATCAGTAATAGCGGGAGCAAGAGGGGAGGGGGTATTTTTGTTTTTTAAATTTCGCTTTGACATATTCAGTAGTGAAATTGGCAAACAAAAATAGAAGAATAGTATCTAGAAAAGCATAAAAATCAAGTGTGAATTTCACTCTTTAGCTAGAAGGCGAAATTGGAGTTTTTTATTTCAAACCGAACCATAATGATTCAAATCAGATAACGAAAGCCTGACTCCATAAACTCAAAAGGCAAGTATTTTATTAAAGTCCAAAGTACTTTCCGCTATCACCCCTAACCCCACCAGTTTACCCCAAAGGTCGAGGCAGTTATTTCGTGTTTTCCGATTGTTATCGGAACCACCTCCAGTTCCTGCCCTATCGGGACGCACGCTAGTTTAACCCTTCACAGCAGTACTCGCTAGGTTATAGCCCAACGCTTGAGGGCCTTTATGCCCCGGTTTTTGATATGGCATCGTCGTTACAAACAACGATTAGCGGGGCTTTCATGCTACGGATAGCTAGGGGATTTTCAGAGTAGACCATATCTGAATTTTACCATTTTGTCGCTATATTGATGAATACCCTAGATGAAATAGCGGAAAATGCCAAGCTAAAATCTTAAATCCCCAAAATCTTAAATCCTGCCCAGAAGTATGGATGAGAGGGGTTAAGCGATTCACCAAAAGCCCGATTTCCGATCCCCCGTTGATAATCATTCTCGTTTTTGGATGAACGGTAATCCAGGTTGTGAAGTAATGCATCCTGTTCTTTAATCGTGCTCCCCTTTAACCATTGTTGTGCCCTTTGTAGAGCTTCTGGCGGTGAATAACCTAAAAATTTAAAGGAATAATAAAACTGGCGCATGAGAAGAGCCGTAGCCTGGTCGCTAACTGGCCACAGCGTGCTGAGAATAGTGCTGGCACCAGCAAATAGAAATCCGCTGCCAAGACCCAAATATTCGTCGGACAGACTTGCAGGATCAGTAATTCCAGTTTCACAGGCAGAGAGGACGGCCATATGGAGCTGTTTAGCAAGCAGGGCTTCGTCGAAAAGACAACCTAGTTCCAACTTATCATCGGAAAGATTCAGATGGGAAGAGAGTGGATCTTCCCAGTTATAAGAAGCATGACCGGAAAAATGGAAAAGATGACCTAGCTCGAGCGCTTCCAATTTCTTTCTGGTTGCATTTTTTCCCCGAAGGTCTTTTTTGTTCCAACCATGATATCTCCTCAGAAGATAGTCGACTTCTACTTCAGCAAAATGCAAATCTCCCGTGGGATTAGTGACAGCGGTGAGGGTTTGGGATTGATTCTTGGTTGCTGCTCGCTTTAAAGCGATATTCACTAGCGTGGCGCTGGGCAAGTAGGCAATATCGTAATCATCGATTAGGTAATGCTTTTCCTCTTTTTTCTTATACCATAAAGCGGCAAAAGGCACCAAATGTAGATGCCGGTGCGGAATGATTCTGAGATGTTTTATTCCATTTTTTTTCAGAAAACCATTTATGGGAACGATCAATTCATTGTACAACAGTCCTAAGGCTTCATGCATGTTTTTTTTCCAGTTTTGCCTTTCATTCTTTTGTAATTTTACCCAACCATTCTTACCGAAGAATAGCTCTTCAAGGTGAGATTCAGTAACAGAAGGAAGGGTGTAAACAAAAAAAAGATCACGGCCTTCTAGATTAGGAAACAGATTATTAGTACTGGCACTAGCGTTTTGTGCTAAAAAGATATAGATCACGGTTCCTTGACTAGTCACCTGATAGGCTATCATAGCCGTTTCTACTTGACCATCTAACAAAGCCTGAGTCTCCCGAAAAGTAATGCTCTCGCCACGCGCCAGTTGATCAATATAACGCCAGGAGGAAGATGAACGTTTTTGCCATAACGGGAGAAGAATCTCTTCTAGTGATGCAGTTTTTTCGCTTCCTTTGTCTTCGGTGTGGAAGGTATAAGTCCATCCCTCACTATCTTTTGGAGAATATTGTCCAGTAGACACAACCTTGACAGGATTATGTTCCAAGTTAAAATCAAGCGCTTCCAAAATAGCTATTAGAAATAATTCGAAACTTGTGTTATTATTATTCATAGCCAAAGCGTTGATTGCCTTTTCAATGATCTCAATATATTCTTGAAATACCCACAAAGAAGAATTTTTGAATTCGGAATCCCATTCTCTGAGTGAATTAGCCGCCCTGCTATACTTTTGAAAATCAGGCTCATTTCTAGTTTTTTCAAGAGCTTTTGCTATGACTTGGTAAATGGCATCCAGATGTTCTTTGACTTTTAAAATGTTTTCGGATGACAAGTTTGTAGTATTTTCACCTAAAAATCCGACTACATCCCATACTTTATCTACAATGGTTTTTAGCGCTTGAGTTTGACCGGTTTCATCATCCTCAACTGCTTTATTCAATGCCCATTGTCTCACCGGTAAATAAATTGGACTACCTTTTGGAATCTTACCTTTTGAAAGGCTGGAAATGATATTGGCCTCGGTGCCTTCTGTCCCACCTAAGGAAGCAGCCACCGCCTTTGCCTTCCCAGTTTGCTCCCAATATTCACGAATTTCTTTTGACAACACCCTATTGGGGGCCATTTGCCGTCGAGCAATCAAATCGCCGAGGTAACGCGTTTTGGCCTTTTCCAGTAATTCGAAGGCCTTTTTGTAATATCCAAGGCGAATGCAACACAAAGAAGCTTTTTCATAGAGCCCGGCCTTATCCTGGAAAAAACTGCGCAGTTTATCTTCCTCCAATAGGGCGAACCACATACGGTCGATAACATCCATTGCATTTCCATAGGATTGAAAGGCCAATTGCTCTTGTCCTTTTTCTACCCAAATTGTGGCAATGGTTTGGTGAATCCGCCATTCGAGCGCTGGATTGCTTAGTTGGGTGGTTAATTTTAATGCAGCTTGGAAAACCGGGACAGCTAATTGTGGATCATGTTCGTTCCTCAGAAATTGACCATAGCCTAATGTAATGATTAGAGCTCTTCGAAGCACTTTGGTATCATCAAAGGGGGTTGCCAGTCGGTCGATGCAATTGAGAAAACCAACAAGATCGGGGTCTTTATAATCCCAGATTCTAATAATATGGCCTAGCGAGGCTAAGGCAGCTGGTTCCATTTCCGTAAAATCTATATCCTTTTGGATTATCTTTCGTAATTCCTCTGAAATTTGGAAAAATGGCGCATTTTCCATTATGTAAAAAGATAAGCTATCAAGAATAGATAAAAATTTCTTTGTAATTCTATCCTGTTCAACATTGGAGGCATCAGGAGTTATCTTTCCCAATCGTTCATCCGATTTAGATCTAAGCAACTGATTCCTTAATATTACTACTTCATTCAAAATTCGGTTCTCACCTAGTTCCTTATACAACTCATAGAATAATTGAAGAGCCTTATCTAACTCACCATTTAGAAGTAATTCCTTGATAGCTTCTTTGGTTTCGCTAAAAGATTTTTTGTTCATAAAATGTTCAAAAATATAAGTCCTCAAATCAAAGTATAATTCCAAGATTAAGGTATGCATTTGCCCTGCCCATGGACTGCCAGCTTCTACCAAACCAGTTAGCTCCCGCAATAAGTGTGGACCACATAGGGCATGCTTGGCTTTGGTCAGCCCCCAATAAGAACCAAAACAGTCATGAATCAATGTACCGACATAGGTAAACAAGGCTGCCATGCCACTTTTTATGGCTTTTTTACCCCGAGTCTTATGCACATACAAATAGGTAAATGTACTCGTGCATATGACATGCATCCATTGACGTTCTTTGCCAATCCCTACCCCGTTTCATCGGTGTGTAAAACGGGGGATAAAAGTAATTTATCTTTAATATGTTGTTCTACTGGCTCCAATTTGTCGTATGTATTTTTCACCGACTGCTGCAGGGTGGCCCCATTAATGGGTTGGCCAAACAAATCATCAAACAACTCTCTGATATTTTGGTAGCTTAACTGGCATTTAACATGTAACAACCTAACCAAAGCCTGAACGCCACTGCCATAACTCACTGGCGCCTTAATTTGAGCTGGAAATTGCCCTACATTACATTTAGTTGACCACATGCCGGACAGCTACAACTCAGTTGTTGATATTCCGTCACCAACAATTTGGGATCCGGTATATCAAACACCTGCCGACGGGCATGAATCTCCATATCTTGGCGGAGCAAACGTTTACCACAGCCACAGCGCTTAGGGGCGCAGAGTTGCAAATCATCCACATGGCTGGACATCTTTATTGTATCTCCTTTGTGACCGCTTTGTCCTCCTCGCTTACCTCCTTTAGGCGGCAAGCCTGGCTTCTTTTTAGGACCATCTGTGGATGGTGGCTTAGAAGAATTACGACTATTTTGCTTGAGTTGAGATTCTAATTGACTAATCCTGAACATAGCGTCGGCCAGCAGCTTGGTCAGTTCATCCACTCGCTGTGCAACCTTTTCCAACTCCTTGATTTGAACATTTTTCTGCGCTATGATTTTCAGGTAATCCATTAATACAAGTATTCAGAAATAATTTCCATTTTTGCAAATCAACCTAAACAGTTACATGGAAAGTTTAAATAAACGAATCAAAAACTTGATTGCTAATTCAGAGATTGATACTGCACTAGGTAGTTTGTTGAAACTTGAACAAATTGATGATGAACTCCAGAATGTATTAATAATTCTAAGTGGAAGATTAGAAGCTCTAAAGACCAAAAAAATTAAAGGTATAATAGGAGAGGAAGATTTTTCTCTTGAAGAAAATAGAATTGCGGATAGTCTTTTAGAATTTCTAAAGAAGTTACCTTCAGAGGAGAAATTGCTAAGTAGGAAAAGGGAAATCATTGGTGAAAAGTTTGGTATTTCTGCCAAAATGGTAAATGAGATATATACAAATTTAGAATTGCAGTATAAGGAGAGGTTGCGCCAGAAACTGGAATATCGGTTTGCCATTTCTTTAACATTAAATTATACTCAAGCTGGGACCACTCCTGAATTTGCTGAAACTTTTTTTGAAAATCGAGATGCTTCTAACCCTGAATACAATATTTCTAAACTTTTGGAGAACTTTAGACATCTATTGATTATTGGTGAACCTGG includes:
- a CDS encoding CHAT domain-containing protein; this encodes MDVIDRMWFALLEEDKLRSFFQDKAGLYEKASLCCIRLGYYKKAFELLEKAKTRYLGDLIARRQMAPNRVLSKEIREYWEQTGKAKAVAASLGGTEGTEANIISSLSKGKIPKGSPIYLPVRQWALNKAVEDDETGQTQALKTIVDKVWDVVGFLGENTTNLSSENILKVKEHLDAIYQVIAKALEKTRNEPDFQKYSRAANSLREWDSEFKNSSLWVFQEYIEIIEKAINALAMNNNNTSFELFLIAILEALDFNLEHNPVKVVSTGQYSPKDSEGWTYTFHTEDKGSEKTASLEEILLPLWQKRSSSSWRYIDQLARGESITFRETQALLDGQVETAMIAYQVTSQGTVIYIFLAQNASASTNNLFPNLEGRDLFFVYTLPSVTESHLEELFFGKNGWVKLQKNERQNWKKNMHEALGLLYNELIVPINGFLKKNGIKHLRIIPHRHLHLVPFAALWYKKKEEKHYLIDDYDIAYLPSATLVNIALKRAATKNQSQTLTAVTNPTGDLHFAEVEVDYLLRRYHGWNKKDLRGKNATRKKLEALELGHLFHFSGHASYNWEDPLSSHLNLSDDKLELGCLFDEALLAKQLHMAVLSACETGITDPASLSDEYLGLGSGFLFAGASTILSTLWPVSDQATALLMRQFYYSFKFLGYSPPEALQRAQQWLKGSTIKEQDALLHNLDYRSSKNENDYQRGIGNRAFGESLNPSHPYFWAGFKILGI
- a CDS encoding transposase translates to MWSTKCNVGQFPAQIKAPVSYGSGVQALVRLLHVKCQLSYQNIRELFDDLFGQPINGATLQQSVKNTYDKLEPVEQHIKDKLLLSPVLHTDETG
- a CDS encoding DUF6444 domain-containing protein; this translates as MDYLKIIAQKNVQIKELEKVAQRVDELTKLLADAMFRISQLESQLKQNSRNSSKPPSTDGPKKKPGLPPKGGKRGGQSGHKGDTIKMSSHVDDLQLCAPKRCGCGKRLLRQDMEIHARRQVFDIPDPKLLVTEYQQLSCSCPACGQLNVM